One Sinorhizobium sp. BG8 DNA window includes the following coding sequences:
- the glpD gene encoding glycerol-3-phosphate dehydrogenase — translation MAFDYDILVIGGGINGCGVARDAAGRGYKVLLAEMNDLASGTSSASTKLIHGGLRYLEHYEFRLVRESLMEREVLWQMAPHIIWPLRFVLPHHKGLRPAWLLRLGLFLYDHIGGRKRLPPTSVLDLSKHPAGRPLKDAYAKGFEYSDAWVQDARMVVLNARDAADRGAKILTRSEVVRVERRDGGFVADIANRETGTRRTVSARLVVNAAGPWVDRVIGLAAGGVRAKNVRLVQGSHVVVQKLFDHDKAYIFQNTDKRIIFAIPYEGDFTLIGTTDRDFRDKPEKVAISKEETAYLCAAASDYFRKQITPSDVVWSYSGIRPLYEAGTASAQEATRDYVLKDEGDAETGAIINVFGGKITTYRRLAESVLGLVEKHLGPRKPSWTAGATLPGGDFPLDGFEGLVAKLTARAPFVADATIRRLARNYGTKAFDFLEADGGLGRIVAADLGENEIRYLVEMEWARSAEDILWRRSKLGLRCTPDEVAAVTAFLAGQQSGGKVAVN, via the coding sequence ATGGCTTTCGATTACGATATCCTCGTCATCGGCGGCGGCATCAATGGCTGCGGTGTCGCGCGCGACGCGGCCGGCCGTGGCTACAAGGTGTTGCTGGCGGAAATGAATGACCTCGCCAGCGGCACGTCGTCGGCCTCCACCAAGCTCATCCACGGGGGGCTGCGCTATCTGGAACATTACGAGTTCCGGCTGGTGCGCGAATCTCTGATGGAGCGGGAAGTGCTTTGGCAGATGGCGCCCCACATCATCTGGCCGCTGCGCTTTGTGCTGCCGCATCACAAAGGATTGCGCCCTGCATGGCTGCTGCGGCTGGGCCTTTTCCTCTACGACCACATCGGAGGTCGCAAGAGGCTGCCACCGACATCCGTGCTGGATCTTTCGAAGCACCCGGCCGGCAGGCCGCTGAAGGATGCTTACGCCAAGGGTTTTGAATATTCCGATGCCTGGGTGCAGGACGCCCGCATGGTGGTACTCAACGCACGCGACGCCGCCGACCGCGGTGCGAAGATTTTGACCCGCAGCGAAGTCGTCCGTGTCGAACGGCGCGATGGCGGATTCGTCGCCGACATCGCGAACCGCGAAACGGGGACGCGTCGGACGGTCAGTGCGCGCCTTGTGGTCAATGCCGCTGGCCCATGGGTGGATCGAGTTATCGGGCTAGCTGCCGGCGGGGTCAGGGCGAAGAATGTCCGTCTCGTCCAGGGCAGTCATGTCGTGGTGCAGAAGCTTTTCGACCACGACAAGGCCTATATCTTCCAGAACACGGACAAGCGCATCATTTTCGCCATTCCCTATGAGGGCGACTTCACGTTGATCGGCACGACGGACCGCGATTTTCGCGACAAACCGGAGAAGGTCGCGATCAGCAAAGAGGAGACGGCGTATCTTTGCGCTGCCGCGAGTGACTACTTCCGCAAGCAGATCACCCCGTCAGATGTGGTCTGGTCCTATTCCGGCATCCGCCCGCTTTACGAGGCCGGAACCGCAAGCGCGCAGGAGGCCACACGCGACTACGTCCTGAAGGATGAGGGCGATGCGGAAACCGGCGCGATCATCAACGTCTTCGGCGGCAAGATAACCACCTATCGCCGGTTGGCAGAATCGGTCCTCGGCCTCGTCGAAAAACATCTTGGCCCACGAAAGCCGAGCTGGACCGCCGGCGCGACCCTGCCTGGCGGCGACTTCCCGCTGGATGGGTTCGAGGGGCTCGTCGCGAAGCTTACGGCTCGTGCGCCCTTCGTTGCAGACGCCACAATTCGGCGGCTTGCCCGGAACTACGGCACCAAGGCTTTTGATTTTCTCGAAGCCGACGGCGGCCTCGGCAGAATTGTCGCTGCGGACCTTGGTGAGAACGAGATCCGCTATCTCGTGGAAATGGAATGGGCGCGATCGGCCGAGGATATCCTGTGGCGGCGCTCCAAGCTGGGCCTACGCTGCACGCCCGACGAGGTTGCCGCCGTGACGGCGTTTCTGGCGGGACAACAATCTGGCGGCAAGGTGGCCGTCAACTGA
- a CDS encoding NAD-dependent succinate-semialdehyde dehydrogenase, translating into MTHPLTSALKDPSLLVDKAFVGGRWVAAASGNTFAVNDPFDGSLIANVAALSREEVAKAIDEAESAQKLWSKKTAKERAKILRAWYDLIIANADDLALILTSEQGKPLAEAKGEVISNAAYLEWFGEEAKRIDGDIIPGANAGQRIMVLKQPVGVCAAITPWNFPNGMIPRKAGPALAAGCSMLLKPASQTPLSALALAVLAERAGVPAGVFSVVTGEAKPIGTEFCHNPKVAKITFTGSTGVGRWLMKEAADGIKRLSLELGGNAPFIVFDDADLDAAVEGAMISKFRNAGQTCVCANRIYVQEGVVEAFTEKLLAKVAGLTLGRGTEAGVTQGPLIDQKAVAKMEEHVADALEKGGKLLAGGKRSTLGSSFYEPTVIAGVTQAMKVASEETFAPLAPIIPFRDEEDVISMANASEYGLASYFYAKDMARVFRVAEALEAGMVGVNTGMIANEMAPFGGIKQSGLGREGSKYGIEGFLELKYVCVAGL; encoded by the coding sequence ATGACGCATCCCCTGACATCTGCGCTCAAGGACCCGTCCCTCCTCGTCGACAAGGCCTTTGTCGGCGGCCGCTGGGTCGCGGCGGCAAGCGGCAATACCTTTGCGGTCAATGATCCCTTCGACGGTTCGCTGATCGCCAACGTCGCGGCACTATCGCGCGAGGAAGTCGCCAAGGCGATCGACGAGGCGGAGTCAGCCCAGAAGCTCTGGTCGAAGAAAACCGCCAAGGAGCGCGCCAAGATCCTGCGCGCCTGGTACGACCTGATTATCGCCAATGCGGACGACCTTGCGCTGATCCTCACCTCTGAACAGGGCAAGCCGCTCGCTGAAGCCAAGGGCGAGGTGATCTCCAACGCTGCCTATCTCGAGTGGTTCGGCGAGGAAGCCAAGCGCATCGACGGCGACATCATTCCGGGCGCCAATGCCGGACAGCGCATCATGGTGCTGAAGCAGCCGGTCGGCGTCTGCGCTGCCATCACCCCGTGGAATTTCCCCAACGGCATGATCCCGCGCAAGGCAGGCCCCGCACTTGCCGCCGGTTGCAGCATGCTCTTGAAGCCCGCTTCGCAGACGCCGCTCTCGGCACTGGCGCTGGCGGTTCTGGCCGAACGCGCCGGCGTGCCGGCGGGTGTCTTCTCCGTCGTCACCGGCGAAGCCAAGCCGATCGGTACGGAATTCTGCCACAACCCGAAGGTGGCCAAGATCACCTTTACCGGTTCGACCGGCGTCGGCCGCTGGCTGATGAAGGAAGCAGCCGACGGCATCAAGCGACTCTCGCTCGAGCTCGGCGGCAATGCACCCTTCATCGTCTTCGATGACGCCGATCTCGATGCGGCGGTCGAGGGTGCGATGATCTCGAAGTTCCGCAATGCCGGACAGACCTGTGTGTGCGCCAACCGCATCTACGTACAGGAAGGCGTGGTCGAGGCCTTCACCGAGAAGCTGCTCGCCAAGGTCGCCGGGCTGACGCTCGGCCGTGGCACCGAGGCCGGCGTCACCCAGGGTCCGCTGATCGATCAGAAGGCCGTGGCCAAGATGGAAGAACACGTCGCCGATGCGCTGGAGAAGGGCGGCAAGCTGCTCGCCGGCGGTAAGCGCAGTACGCTGGGCAGCAGCTTCTACGAGCCAACGGTGATCGCCGGCGTCACCCAGGCGATGAAGGTGGCGAGCGAGGAGACCTTCGCGCCGCTCGCGCCAATCATCCCCTTCCGCGACGAGGAGGACGTGATCTCCATGGCCAACGCCAGTGAATACGGCCTCGCATCCTACTTCTACGCCAAGGACATGGCGCGCGTCTTCCGCGTCGCCGAGGCGCTGGAAGCCGGCATGGTTGGCGTCAACACCGGCATGATCGCCAACGAGATGGCGCCCTTCGGTGGCATCAAGCAATCCGGTCTCGGCCGGGAGGGTTCGAAGTACGGCATCGAGGGCTTCCTCGAGCTGAAGTATGTCTGCGTCGCCGGGCTCTGA
- a CDS encoding sulfite exporter TauE/SafE family protein, whose protein sequence is MDPAQLAALLALAAVAAYVQTLTGFAFGLMMMGGVGLTGIIPLAEAAVLVSILVVVNAAQVLARGWRDIAGREFALVMVSSLVFLLIGYWLLGILLKGSLDWLKLVLGTVIIVSSIQLLFKPEPLERRSGNGSFLFFGAIAGLMGGLFSTAGPPLVYHLYRQPMRAAAVRETLVAVFALNAFLRLGTVALAGQMPDRHFLWSLATIPVVIAFTQLARRYPPGISPLNMRRLAFVLLFLSGASLAIPALLKLIGDFS, encoded by the coding sequence ATGGATCCGGCTCAACTGGCGGCACTTCTGGCGCTCGCCGCCGTCGCCGCCTACGTGCAGACCCTGACGGGCTTTGCGTTCGGCCTGATGATGATGGGCGGCGTAGGGCTCACCGGCATCATCCCACTTGCCGAAGCGGCGGTGCTGGTCAGCATCCTCGTCGTGGTCAATGCTGCGCAGGTCCTGGCCAGGGGCTGGCGCGACATTGCCGGGCGCGAATTCGCGCTGGTGATGGTCTCCAGCCTCGTCTTTCTGCTCATCGGTTACTGGCTGCTCGGGATCCTGCTCAAGGGTTCGCTCGACTGGCTGAAACTCGTACTTGGCACGGTCATCATCGTCTCGAGCATCCAGCTTCTGTTCAAGCCCGAGCCGCTCGAACGGCGCTCCGGCAACGGCTCCTTCCTGTTCTTCGGCGCGATCGCTGGGCTGATGGGCGGGTTGTTCTCGACTGCCGGGCCGCCGCTCGTCTACCACCTCTATCGCCAGCCGATGCGCGCGGCAGCGGTGCGCGAAACGCTGGTCGCCGTCTTCGCGCTGAACGCGTTCCTGCGCCTCGGCACCGTGGCGCTGGCCGGCCAGATGCCGGACCGGCATTTTCTCTGGTCGCTCGCCACCATTCCCGTGGTGATTGCCTTCACGCAGCTGGCGCGCCGCTATCCGCCCGGCATCTCGCCCCTCAACATGCGGCGCCTGGCCTTCGTCCTCCTGTTCCTGTCCGGCGCCTCGCTTGCGATTCCGGCCCTCCTCAAGCTCATCGGAGATTTCTCATGA
- a CDS encoding alpha-glucosidase, which yields MLLEKTPAGFTLSLDSREILNHTPENPAFFAGRGEERMDMYRGNFDIEDYVVERTALAHADVEGNTVRLSSAPGQPVRLELTVEGDSLLLHAADTSINRLWLRAVADKDEHVWGGGEQMSYFDMRGRRFPLWTSEPGVGRDKTTAITFQSDVTAKAGGDYYNTNYPQPTYVSSRRYALHVDTTAYAVFDFRREGFHEVEIWAVPEKIEFFSAGTFRDLVSKLSLRFGRQPQLPDWVYQGAIIGLKDGNTSFERLEKMRAAGVKVSGLWCEDWVGLRHTSFGARLFWDWVGNEERYPHLRQKIAELADENIRFLGYVNPYLCVDGSLFPEAEAKGYFATDADGNTALVDFGEFDCGVVDFTNPEASAWFAERVIGQNMLDFGLSGWMADFGEYLPIDVNLANGIDAKLMHNAWPTLWAEVNAKALESRGKTGEALFFMRAGYTGVQAHCPLLWGGDQSVDFSRHDGLVTVMSGALSSGLLGNAYHHSDIGGYTSLFGNVRTAELLMRWAEMAAFTPVMRSHEGNRPRENLQIDQDAAVLAHFARMTAIYVHLAPYLKGLSVEAAETGLPVQRPLFLHHEDDRATYAIQDAYLYGAELIVAPVWKAGETERTVYLPKGTRWVHIWSGKVHDGGAEATVAAPLGQPALFYRQGAANAALFDGLKAL from the coding sequence ATGCTTCTCGAAAAGACCCCCGCCGGTTTCACACTTTCCCTCGATAGCCGCGAAATCCTCAACCACACTCCGGAAAATCCCGCCTTCTTTGCTGGCCGCGGTGAGGAACGCATGGATATGTATCGCGGCAATTTCGATATCGAGGACTATGTCGTCGAGCGCACCGCTCTTGCCCATGCGGACGTCGAGGGCAACACCGTGCGCCTCTCCAGTGCGCCCGGCCAGCCGGTACGCCTCGAACTGACGGTGGAGGGCGACAGCCTTCTGCTGCACGCGGCGGATACCTCAATCAACCGGCTCTGGCTCCGCGCCGTGGCTGACAAGGACGAGCATGTCTGGGGCGGCGGCGAGCAGATGTCCTATTTCGACATGCGCGGTCGCCGTTTCCCGCTGTGGACCTCCGAGCCCGGAGTCGGCCGCGACAAGACAACCGCGATTACCTTCCAGTCCGATGTGACTGCGAAGGCCGGCGGCGACTACTACAACACCAACTATCCCCAGCCGACCTACGTTTCCTCGCGACGCTATGCCCTGCATGTCGACACGACCGCCTATGCGGTCTTCGATTTCCGCCGCGAAGGGTTCCATGAAGTGGAAATCTGGGCGGTGCCCGAGAAGATCGAGTTCTTCTCCGCTGGCACCTTCCGCGATCTCGTCTCGAAGCTCTCGCTACGCTTCGGCCGCCAGCCGCAATTGCCGGACTGGGTCTATCAGGGTGCGATCATCGGCCTCAAGGATGGCAACACCTCGTTCGAGCGGTTGGAAAAGATGCGCGCCGCCGGCGTGAAGGTTTCGGGCCTCTGGTGTGAGGACTGGGTGGGTCTGCGCCACACCTCGTTCGGTGCACGGCTCTTCTGGGACTGGGTGGGCAATGAGGAACGCTACCCGCACCTCCGCCAGAAGATCGCAGAGCTTGCCGACGAAAACATCCGCTTTCTCGGCTATGTGAACCCCTATCTCTGTGTCGACGGCTCACTCTTTCCGGAGGCCGAGGCCAAGGGCTATTTTGCAACGGACGCAGATGGAAATACCGCCCTGGTTGACTTCGGCGAGTTCGATTGCGGTGTGGTCGACTTCACCAATCCCGAAGCGTCCGCTTGGTTTGCCGAGCGCGTGATCGGTCAGAACATGCTGGATTTCGGCCTTTCCGGCTGGATGGCGGACTTCGGCGAATATCTGCCGATCGACGTCAACCTTGCCAACGGCATCGACGCAAAGCTGATGCACAATGCCTGGCCGACGCTGTGGGCCGAGGTCAACGCCAAGGCGCTCGAAAGCCGCGGCAAGACCGGCGAGGCGCTGTTCTTCATGCGCGCCGGATATACCGGCGTTCAGGCCCATTGCCCGTTGCTGTGGGGCGGCGACCAGTCGGTTGACTTCTCCCGTCACGATGGTCTCGTCACCGTCATGTCGGGCGCGCTTTCCTCCGGTCTTCTCGGCAACGCCTATCACCACTCCGACATCGGTGGTTATACGAGCCTCTTCGGCAATGTTCGTACTGCCGAGCTTCTGATGCGCTGGGCCGAGATGGCGGCGTTCACGCCCGTCATGCGCAGCCACGAGGGCAACCGTCCTCGTGAAAATCTCCAGATCGATCAGGATGCGGCGGTGCTTGCCCATTTCGCGCGTATGACGGCGATCTATGTCCACCTCGCGCCCTATCTCAAAGGCCTGTCGGTCGAAGCGGCGGAAACGGGCCTTCCGGTGCAGCGCCCGCTCTTCCTGCACCATGAGGACGACCGCGCGACCTATGCCATCCAGGACGCCTATCTCTACGGGGCCGAACTGATCGTCGCCCCGGTCTGGAAGGCCGGCGAGACCGAGCGGACAGTCTACCTGCCAAAGGGTACGCGTTGGGTGCATATCTGGAGCGGCAAGGTCCATGACGGTGGCGCAGAGGCCACCGTGGCGGCACCGCTCGGCCAGCCCGCGCTGTTCTACCGCCAGGGTGCGGCCAATGCAGCCCTGTTCGACGGGCTGAAGGCGCTCTGA
- a CDS encoding SDR family oxidoreductase, with amino-acid sequence MTYDTVRYHSLDGRNVLITGGASGIGEAMVAAFCAQGACVSFLDIDEAAGKATAAATGAEFHPCDLTDIPALRAAVAAVEAQHGAVDVLVNNAGKDDRHRLDEVEPDYWRRMLALNLDHQFFATQAVAKGMRGKGSGSIVMMGSVSWMRGNPVMVGYTTAKAAINGMTRTLARDLGPHGIRVNCIVPGAIVTERQKALWAGPEESQKFIDLQSLKFRLDAGHVARLALFLGSDESGGCTGANFIVDAGLTQN; translated from the coding sequence ATGACCTACGACACCGTCCGCTATCACTCACTCGATGGTCGCAACGTACTCATCACCGGCGGCGCCTCCGGCATCGGCGAGGCCATGGTGGCAGCCTTCTGCGCCCAGGGCGCGTGCGTCTCCTTCCTCGATATCGACGAGGCCGCGGGCAAGGCGACGGCGGCGGCGACGGGCGCGGAGTTTCACCCCTGTGATCTCACCGATATCCCGGCGTTGCGCGCGGCGGTGGCGGCGGTCGAGGCGCAGCACGGGGCCGTCGACGTCCTCGTCAACAATGCCGGCAAGGACGACCGCCATCGCTTGGACGAAGTAGAGCCGGACTACTGGCGGCGTATGCTGGCGCTCAACCTCGACCACCAGTTCTTTGCGACACAGGCCGTGGCCAAGGGCATGCGCGGGAAGGGCAGTGGGTCCATCGTCATGATGGGCTCGGTCTCCTGGATGCGCGGCAACCCTGTCATGGTTGGCTACACGACCGCGAAGGCCGCGATCAACGGCATGACGCGCACGCTCGCCCGCGACCTGGGGCCCCACGGCATTCGCGTCAACTGCATCGTGCCCGGCGCGATTGTCACCGAGCGGCAGAAGGCGCTTTGGGCCGGGCCGGAGGAAAGCCAGAAGTTCATCGACCTGCAATCGCTGAAATTCCGCCTCGATGCCGGCCATGTCGCGCGCCTCGCACTCTTCCTTGGCTCCGATGAGAGCGGCGGCTGCACCGGCGCAAACTTCATCGTCGATGCCGGCCTCACACAGAACTGA
- a CDS encoding SMP-30/gluconolactonase/LRE family protein, protein MDQGFSLVLDAKTALGESPVWSVAEQALYFVDIKQCRIHRFLPESGTLEMMTLPEEIGCIGLAEGGGFIAGLRSGLWLIDADGTPRRKLADNPEDQAISRFNDGGVDTAGRFVAGTVDETREKGIASLYRYDSRGLACVAEGLLTSNGVAFSPDGRRLYHSDTLRYTLYTYDYDPATGAATNRQVFARFGSETDKGRPDGGAVDVEGCYWTALYEGGRVQRYAPDGTLLAEYPVPAKCPTMIAFGGPDMKTLYCTSASIGRPDEELAEYPLSGALFSMRTDVAGLARTLFNPAC, encoded by the coding sequence GTGGACCAGGGTTTCAGCCTCGTACTCGACGCGAAGACAGCACTCGGAGAGAGCCCGGTCTGGTCGGTGGCCGAGCAGGCGCTCTATTTCGTCGACATCAAGCAGTGCCGCATCCATCGCTTCTTGCCGGAGAGTGGCACGCTGGAGATGATGACGCTTCCCGAGGAGATCGGCTGCATCGGCCTTGCGGAGGGCGGTGGCTTCATCGCCGGCCTTCGCTCCGGCCTCTGGCTGATCGATGCGGACGGTACGCCGCGGCGCAAACTTGCTGATAATCCCGAGGATCAGGCGATCAGCCGCTTCAACGACGGCGGGGTTGATACGGCCGGCCGCTTTGTCGCGGGTACGGTCGACGAAACGCGCGAGAAAGGCATCGCCAGTCTCTATCGCTACGATTCCCGTGGTCTTGCTTGCGTTGCCGAAGGACTGCTCACCTCCAACGGCGTCGCCTTCTCGCCGGACGGGCGACGGCTCTATCATTCCGACACGCTGCGCTACACGCTCTATACCTACGACTACGACCCGGCGACGGGTGCGGCGACGAACCGGCAGGTCTTTGCCCGCTTCGGCTCCGAGACCGATAAGGGCCGCCCGGACGGCGGCGCGGTTGATGTCGAGGGCTGCTACTGGACGGCCCTCTACGAGGGTGGCCGCGTGCAGCGCTATGCGCCGGACGGCACGCTTCTCGCAGAATATCCGGTGCCGGCAAAATGCCCGACCATGATCGCCTTCGGCGGGCCGGATATGAAGACGCTCTACTGCACCAGCGCCAGCATCGGACGTCCGGATGAAGAGCTTGCCGAGTATCCGCTCTCCGGTGCGCTGTTTTCGATGCGCACTGATGTCGCCGGCCTCGCCCGGACCCTGTTCAACCCAGCATGCTGA
- a CDS encoding aldolase/citrate lyase family protein yields the protein MSSNNPFKSWLADKNRATPLGTWLMAAAPATAEALGYGGFDFLVVDMEHVPVEFTDLAHILRAIGCTPADAVVRLAWNDQVLVKRALDAGARTVMLPFVQNAEEAKAAASYTRYPPHGIRGVAAVHRGSRFGTIPNYLKSANDDICTIVQLETPEAIERLPEIAAVEGIDALFVGPGDLSAAMGHIGNIAHPEVQALIEKAAKDAHSAGKPVGIVGPNPDMVKRFIGYGYDYAAIASDIAMMTGRASDWLGQLKGTAAAPAQQTAAY from the coding sequence ATGAGCAGCAACAATCCTTTCAAGTCCTGGCTCGCCGACAAGAACCGCGCCACCCCGCTCGGCACCTGGCTGATGGCGGCGGCCCCCGCGACGGCGGAGGCGCTTGGCTACGGCGGCTTCGATTTCCTCGTGGTCGACATGGAGCATGTGCCGGTCGAGTTCACCGATCTCGCCCATATCCTGCGCGCCATCGGCTGCACGCCGGCGGATGCCGTGGTGCGTCTCGCCTGGAACGACCAGGTGTTGGTGAAGCGGGCGCTCGATGCCGGCGCGCGAACAGTCATGCTGCCCTTCGTGCAGAACGCGGAAGAGGCAAAGGCCGCGGCGTCGTATACACGGTATCCACCGCACGGCATTCGCGGTGTTGCGGCCGTGCACCGCGGTTCTCGTTTCGGCACGATCCCGAACTACCTGAAGTCCGCCAACGACGATATCTGCACCATCGTCCAGCTCGAAACGCCCGAAGCCATCGAGCGCCTGCCAGAGATTGCTGCCGTCGAGGGCATCGATGCGCTCTTTGTCGGGCCCGGCGACCTCTCGGCTGCCATGGGCCATATCGGCAATATCGCTCATCCAGAGGTTCAGGCGCTGATCGAGAAAGCGGCGAAGGATGCCCACTCGGCCGGCAAGCCAGTCGGCATCGTTGGTCCGAACCCTGATATGGTGAAGCGCTTCATTGGCTACGGCTACGACTATGCCGCAATCGCCTCCGACATAGCCATGATGACGGGTCGCGCCAGCGATTGGCTCGGTCAGCTCAAGGGGACAGCCGCAGCCCCCGCCCAGCAGACCGCCGCTTACTGA